A region of Asterias amurensis chromosome 20, ASM3211899v1 DNA encodes the following proteins:
- the LOC139952264 gene encoding putative transmembrane protein 244 yields MALTKTQEKHERDSRILPRMDYASSSAVIFWLLMTLISFYCVFYVIASLVHGIFRLKSFDGTIPFHYKSYEAIFTNSTKWETQPFISDFIALECTYFFSTVVFLVFLRDRLWDFAITVTIIHCAITCAVNVSFPLVWEWWICILSGLVITIAFGQLINQILHLKKTGSFSLGTTSS; encoded by the exons ATGGCGTTGACCAAAACCCAAGAGAAACATGAGCGTGACTCCCGGATTCTGCCAAGAATGGACTATGCTTCTTCATCG GCAGTAATAttttggctgttgatgactctGATTTCATTCTACTGTGTATTCTACGTTATTGCTAGCCTAGTTCATGGAATCTTCAG GTTAAAAAGCTTTGATGGCACAATCCCATTCCACTATAAAAGCTACGAAGCCATCTTTACAAATTCTACAAAGTGGGAGACGCAGCCTTTCATTA GTGATTTCATCGCTCTGGAGTGTACATATTTCTTCTCTACCGTCGTATTTCTTGTATTCCTTCGGGATAGGTTATGGGATTTCGCCATCACTGTGACTATTATTCATTGTGCAATCACATGTGCAG TTAATGTGAGTTTCCCTCTGGTTTGGGAATGGTGGATCTGCATCCTGTCGGGGCTTGTCATCACCATTGCCTTTGGTCAACTCATTAATCAGATTCTACATCTCAAGAAAACTGGATCTTTCAGTCTTGGAACCACGTCATCATGA